Proteins from a single region of Chryseobacterium sp. T16E-39:
- a CDS encoding beta-carotene 15,15'-monooxygenase, translating to MNAMTTNIKNLFRLKTVPLDDPRDQLPKIESINSESTEESRKRTYHETGYRDSTRNNGNHTALSICLDAIYSKFQNEEKELVEKQNKLKEPYLNEQKNKETEIKGLTVSLDNKDDQLKNNETDIENVQDKIEKLKFEINDLPRNPEIYNVKATKGASTKFWIGLIILIPISLYLFTFYISTSYSAFFKSFDANGNIIQSVLDAQAFNKAWDEGPLEGAFVTLIPFVFLGLGYLIHMFGENKSMVNYSKVTLLFMITFVFDAILAYEIESKLYELNRTFNSPPFDLSIAFTKNQFWGIIFAGFIVYIIWGLVFDFVMKENKEKDKIRHEQTRRQKDILIHQERIEDLKKHKEEVRNNIGSIKELIAKAKGRIEELQNIIDGVIIPTKDYKLYASEYMQGWITNINERIHSQKLVDECMERYNENLRKVGANSDSQNSVYMSIL from the coding sequence ATGAACGCAATGACAACCAATATCAAAAACCTGTTTCGTTTAAAAACAGTTCCACTTGATGATCCTCGTGATCAGCTTCCAAAAATAGAATCTATAAATAGTGAATCTACTGAGGAAAGCAGAAAAAGAACTTATCACGAAACGGGATACAGAGACAGCACGAGAAATAATGGAAATCACACCGCATTATCTATTTGCCTTGATGCCATTTATTCGAAATTTCAAAATGAGGAAAAAGAACTTGTTGAAAAGCAAAACAAGTTAAAAGAACCTTATCTCAACGAACAAAAAAATAAAGAGACAGAGATCAAAGGATTGACCGTTTCTTTAGACAACAAAGATGATCAATTAAAGAATAATGAGACAGATATCGAGAACGTCCAGGATAAAATTGAAAAACTGAAATTCGAAATCAATGATCTCCCAAGAAATCCGGAAATATACAATGTAAAAGCCACTAAGGGAGCATCTACAAAATTCTGGATTGGGTTGATTATCCTTATCCCAATAAGTTTATATCTTTTCACTTTTTATATATCCACGTCCTACTCTGCTTTTTTTAAAAGCTTTGATGCAAATGGTAATATTATTCAAAGTGTCCTGGATGCACAGGCATTTAATAAGGCATGGGATGAGGGACCTCTCGAGGGTGCATTTGTTACTTTAATTCCATTTGTATTCCTAGGCCTTGGGTATCTGATTCATATGTTTGGGGAAAATAAAAGTATGGTAAATTACTCTAAAGTTACTCTCCTTTTCATGATAACATTTGTTTTCGACGCTATTCTGGCTTATGAAATAGAATCCAAATTATATGAGCTAAACAGGACTTTCAACTCTCCTCCTTTTGATCTCTCTATAGCATTTACAAAAAATCAGTTTTGGGGGATTATTTTTGCAGGATTTATTGTATACATTATTTGGGGGCTTGTCTTTGACTTTGTAATGAAAGAAAATAAAGAAAAGGATAAGATCAGGCATGAACAAACCAGGAGACAAAAAGACATTCTCATTCATCAGGAAAGGATTGAAGATCTCAAAAAACACAAAGAAGAAGTAAGAAACAATATAGGAAGTATAAAAGAGCTTATCGCAAAGGCAAAGGGCAGGATCGAAGAACTCCAAAATATTATTGATGGGGTTATAATTCCAACTAAAGATTATAAGCTTTATGCGTCTGAGTATATGCAGGGTTGGATCACCAACATTAATGAAAGAATTCATTCTCAGAAACTTGTGGATGAGTGTATGGAAAGATACAATGAAAATCTTAGGAAAGTCGGAGCAAATTCCGATAGCCAGAACTCAGTTTATATGTCCATCTTATAA
- a CDS encoding DUF6804 family protein, with product MKYLIIIAALCCFIGIVDLPIGYYTFLRIIVSFMALIIIVNEFRSRRFWFIAFVLIFIFFNPFIPIYFYLKPYWIVLDIIVGLLLFIYFLKLIPKTKIKQPDIIDIEHEEIPRTRDRIIK from the coding sequence ATGAAGTACTTAATTATTATTGCTGCACTCTGTTGTTTCATTGGCATAGTTGATTTACCAATTGGTTACTACACTTTCCTTCGAATAATCGTTTCTTTTATGGCTTTAATTATTATTGTCAATGAATTCAGGAGCCGGAGATTTTGGTTCATCGCTTTTGTACTGATCTTTATCTTTTTCAATCCATTCATACCAATCTATTTCTATTTAAAACCTTATTGGATTGTCCTTGATATCATAGTCGGTCTCTTACTTTTCATTTACTTCTTAAAATTAATTCCGAAAACTAAAATAAAACAACCTGATATTATAGATATCGAACACGAAGAAATTCCCCGAACCCGGGACAGAATAATTAAATAA